In Mangifera indica cultivar Alphonso unplaced genomic scaffold, CATAS_Mindica_2.1 Un_0014, whole genome shotgun sequence, the following are encoded in one genomic region:
- the LOC123205734 gene encoding aspartic proteinase PCS1-like — MALKNMLFFFFFLTLFLSFSSQETIKAPTNKSDNFSLLFPLTSRSLSPQTSPKFYSSFVSQAKPVGGKNVSSALNYRTKFSYTMALIVSLPIGTPPQTQEMVLDTGSQLSWIQCHKKAAAASASTKKLSTPSTSFDPSLSSSFSVLPCNHPVCKPRVADFTLPTDCDENRLCHYSYFYADGTLAEGNLVREKFTFSPSQSTLPLVLGCAKDSSDDQGILGMNVGRLSFASQAKVSKFSYCVPPRSSRVGFTPTGSFYLGENPNSAGFQYVNLLTFPQSQRMPNLDPLAYTVVLQGIRINGKKLNIPVSAFRPDASGSGQTIVDSGSDFTYLVDEAYNQVKAEVVRLVGPKLKKGYVGGASDMCFDGNALEIGRLIGDMVLEFDKGVEIVIPKERMLANVEGGVNCVGIGRSDMLGIPSNIIGNFHQQNLWVEYDLTNKRVGFGKADCSRSA; from the coding sequence ATGGCTCTCAAAAacatgcttttctttttcttcttcttgaccctctttctttctttctcctctCAAGAAACTATTAAAGCTCCCACAAACAAGAGCGataatttctctcttttatttccTCTTACTTCTCGTTCTCTTTCTCCTCAAACTTCTCCCAAATTTTACTCTTCTTTCGTTTCGCAGGCCAAGCCTGTTGGCGGAAAGAATGTCTCTTCGGCTTTGAACTACAGAACAAAGTTCAGTTATACGATGGCTCTGATTGTGTCTCTTCCGATTGGGACGCCGCCGCAGACTCAAGAGATGGTGTTGGATACTGGTAGCCAGCTGTCGTGGATTCAGTGTCATAAGAAAGCTGCTGCTGCTTCTGCTTCTACTAAGAAGCTTAGTACTCCTTCGACGTCGTTTGATCCTtcactctcttcttctttctctgttttACCGTGTAATCATCCGGTGTGTAAACCGAGGGTGGCCGATTTTACCCTTCCCACGGATTGTGACGAGAACCGTTTGTGTCATTACTCGTACTTCTACGCTGATGGCACGTTGGCTGAGGGTAATCTCGTCAGAGAAAAATTCACCTTTTCTCCTTCCCAAAGTACCCTTCCTCTGGTTCTTGGTTGCGCCAAGGATTCTAGTGACGATCAGGGTATTTTGGGAATGAATGTTGGACGGTTGTCGTTTGCTTCCCAAGCAAAGGTATCCAAGTTTTCATATTGCGTTCCGCCACGAAGCTCCCGAGTCGGGTTTACACCAACCGGGTCATTCTACCTCGGTGAGAACCCGAACTCAGCCGGGTTTCAATATGTTAACTTATTGACTTTTCCTCAGAGTCAACGCATGCCGAATTTGGATCCCTTGGCATACACTGTTGTTTTGCAAGGAATACGAATTAAtggaaagaaattaaatattccAGTGTCGGCATTCCGGCCCGATGCTAGCGGTTCGGGTCAGACAATCGTTGATTCTGGATCCGATTTCACTTATCTGGTGGATGAAGCTTACAATCAAGTAAAAGCAGAGGTTGTAAGACTGGTAGGCCCGAAGTTAAAAAAGGGGTACGTTGGTGGGGCTTCGGACATGTGTTTCGATGGCAATGCTTTGGAAATTGGACGGCTGATAGGCGACATGGTGTTGGAGTTCGATAAAGGAGTGGAGATAGTGATTCCGAAAGAAAGAATGTTAGCAAATGTAGAGGGTGGGGTCAATTGTGTGGGAATTGGACGGTCGGATATGCTCGGTATCCCTAGTAATATCATCGGAAATTTTCATCAGCAAAATCTATGGGTGGAATATGATCTGACTAACAAGAGAGTGGGTTTCGGTAAGGCTGACTGTAGCAGATCAGCGTAA